The Achromobacter deleyi genome has a window encoding:
- a CDS encoding response regulator transcription factor: MRVLLVEDDAMLGDALHTSLTQSGIDVHWVRSVSEARLALVQHGFNAVLLDLGLPDGSGLTVLKQLRSRYDATPVLILTARDRLSERVQGLDAGADDYIVKPFQLDELHARLRAVVRRSSNTVVSVLRCRDIAIEPARRCVTRGGVEVSLSAHEYRTLLALMERIGHTINREQLETAVYGDSSALESNTVAVYIHQLRRKLGDKLITTVHGMGYRIEAGE, from the coding sequence TTGCGTGTCCTGCTAGTTGAAGACGACGCCATGCTGGGCGATGCCTTGCACACCAGCCTGACGCAGTCGGGCATTGACGTGCATTGGGTCCGCAGTGTCTCCGAGGCGCGATTGGCCTTGGTGCAACATGGCTTTAATGCCGTGCTGCTGGACCTGGGGCTGCCCGACGGAAGCGGGCTGACGGTTTTGAAGCAGCTGCGCTCGCGCTACGACGCCACGCCGGTGCTCATCCTTACCGCGCGCGACAGGTTGAGCGAACGGGTTCAAGGCCTGGATGCGGGCGCCGACGACTACATCGTCAAGCCGTTCCAGCTCGACGAGCTGCATGCCCGGCTGCGCGCGGTGGTCCGGCGCAGCAGCAACACCGTCGTGTCGGTGCTCCGGTGCCGCGACATCGCCATCGAGCCCGCCAGGCGCTGCGTCACGCGCGGCGGCGTGGAGGTCAGCCTGAGCGCGCATGAATACAGGACGCTCCTGGCGCTGATGGAACGCATCGGCCACACGATCAACCGCGAGCAGCTCGAGACCGCCGTCTACGGGGACAGCTCGGCCCTGGAAAGCAATACGGTGGCCGTATACATCCATCAGTTGCGGCGCAAGCTGGGGGACAAGCTGATCACCACGGTGCACGGCATGGGCTACCGCATCGAGGCGGGCGAATGA
- a CDS encoding MipA/OmpV family protein, producing MKLGMLTRTPLMASAMLAAMAGSAHAAEGAGNFIGLGVAGVPVYEGSREYRALPLPLINYQSGNFFISPRAGLPAMGLKTDLAPDWTAGAFVGMALGRDAADSDRTRGLDDIDFHGTYGAFLEWSPGPYSLMAAYRQAARSGYGGTLDLRVTYDAWKNASNRVTVGASTQWADHNAMQTWFGVTSSQSARSREGLDTYSPSSGFKSVALFGTWAHRIDARWSAVTTLGVNTLVGDARDSPLTEKKTNVFANVGVVYAF from the coding sequence ATGAAGCTGGGTATGTTAACAAGGACACCGCTGATGGCCTCGGCCATGCTGGCCGCGATGGCAGGCAGCGCACACGCCGCGGAAGGCGCCGGGAACTTCATCGGATTGGGCGTGGCCGGCGTGCCCGTCTATGAAGGCTCCCGCGAATACCGCGCGCTGCCGCTGCCGCTGATCAACTATCAATCGGGCAATTTCTTCATATCGCCCCGCGCCGGACTTCCCGCGATGGGGCTGAAAACAGATCTGGCCCCGGATTGGACGGCCGGCGCGTTCGTCGGCATGGCGCTGGGGCGCGACGCCGCCGACTCCGACCGGACCCGTGGCCTGGACGATATTGATTTCCACGGCACCTATGGGGCGTTCCTGGAGTGGTCGCCGGGCCCCTACTCGCTGATGGCCGCCTACCGGCAGGCGGCGCGCAGCGGCTACGGCGGGACGCTGGACCTGCGGGTGACCTACGACGCCTGGAAAAACGCCAGCAACCGCGTCACGGTCGGCGCCAGCACCCAATGGGCCGACCACAACGCCATGCAGACCTGGTTCGGCGTCACGTCCTCGCAATCCGCGCGCAGCCGCGAGGGCCTGGATACGTACTCGCCTTCGTCCGGCTTCAAGTCGGTGGCGCTCTTCGGCACCTGGGCTCACCGCATCGACGCGCGCTGGAGCGCCGTGACGACGCTGGGCGTGAATACCCTGGTGGGCGACGCCCGCGATAGCCCCTTGACTGAAAAGAAGACGAACGTCTTCGCCAACGTGGGCGTGGTCTACGCCTTCTGA